Within the Oceanimonas doudoroffii genome, the region CGCAGCCGCACCTTTTCTTCACTGTCATTACGGGTGGCCACCATCAGCTGACGGTAACGCTTGAGCTCTTCCCAACCCACCCGCTGGCCGGCCAGGGCATGGTCGGGGGCGCACACCAGTTTCAGCGGCACCCGCCCCAGGGCATGAAAGTTCAGCGCCGAAGGCAAAATTTCCTGGCGCCACATAATGCCCAGATCGACCCGCTCCTCCAACACCATGCGGCTGACGTCTTCCATCAAGGGAAACAGCAGCTCCAGCTCCACGGTCGGAAAGCGGCGGGCAAATTCATCCATCAGGGCCCCCAGCTGCTCGGACGGATAGAGTTCATCCACCGCCAGCACCAGCCGGCTTTCCACTCCTTCCCCCAGGCTTTTGGCCACCCCGCGAAAGTGCTCGCAGCGCTCCAGGATCACTCGAGCCTCCGCCAGCAGCCGTTCCCCGGCCGGAGTCAGCCGCGGGTAGCGACCGCTGCGTGCGAACAGCGGATTGTCGAGATCGATTTCCAGGTTGGCCACGGCGGTGCTCACCACCGACTGGGCCTTGCCCAGGCGCCGGGCCGCGGCCGAGAACGAGCCGGTATCCACCGTGGTCACAAAGGCCTGTAACTGCTCCAGAGAGAAACTCATCTATCTTCAAAACCGATACTTACCAACTTTGGTAGTGAACAATAGCAGATAGAATGGCGCTTCGAACACGCACTTGCTGAAAGGAGTTTCCATGCGCACCACCAAAGATCGCATTCGCCACACCCTGGGCTTTGAAATCATCGGCCTGGTGATCTTCGCGCCATTGGCCAGCCTGGTATTCAATCACGATCTCATGGAAATGGGCCTGATGGCCCTGGTGGGCTCGCTGATTGCCACCATCTGGAACTATGTGTACAACCTGCTGTTTGATCACGCCATGCTGAGACTGCGAGGCGATGTACGCAAGACCACGCCGGTTCGCGTGTTGCATGCCCTGCTGTTTGAAGGTGGCCTGCTGATCCTGTTTTTGCCGATGATCGCCTGGCACCTGGGTATCAGCCTGTGGGAGGCCTTTATGATGGACATCGCCATGTCGGCGTTTTATCTCTGCTACGCCTTTCTCTACAACCTGGCCTACGATCGACTGTTTCCCGTGCCCCACCCCGCCGCCCAGGGCTGCTGACAAAAAAACCGCCCGAGGGCGGTTTTTTATCTTCTGCGGTCGAAACCACTGTCGGTGTTTGTTACTTGCCTTGAGCCGGCTCGGCCTCGTCCAGGGCGTCGCGGTTGCCTTCCATCTTCGCCACTATGGTGTTGACGGCGGTGTCGCCCACCACGTTGGAGGAAGTACAGAACATGTCGTTGATGCGATCCACCGCCATGATAATGGCCATGGCTTCAACCGGCAGACCCATCTGGTGCAGCAGTACACCGGCCATGACCACGGCACCGCCGGGCACGCCGCCCACACCCACCGACATCAGCAGCACGGTAATGCCCACGGTCAGCAGATCGCCGGTAGGAATGGGAGTACCGGAGATATTGGCGGCAAAGAAGGCGGCCAGGGTGATGTAGATGGCCGAACCGGACATGTTGATGGTGGCACCCAGGGGCACACCAAAGCCGGCAATGGCCCGGGACACACCCAGTTTCTCGGTCAGGGTGCGCATGGTCACCGGAATGGTGGCGTTGGAGCTGGCGGTAGACAGGGAGAACAGCAGCTGCTCACGGGTGGCCTTGCGGAATACGCCCGGCTTGATGCCGGTAGTCATCCACACGGCCAGCGGATACACCACCAGGATCCAGAACGCCAGCACCATCACCACCATGGCCACATAACCGGCCACCGACATCAGGGTAGCGGCTTCCAGGGTCGCGCCCAGGCTTATCATCAGCGCAAACACACCGTAGGGGGCCAGGGTCATTACCAGGCCAACCAGCTTCATCATCACCTCGTTGGCCATGCGGAAGGCACGGGCCGCCGGGGCGGCGGTGGCGCCCAGGCCCTGAATGGCCAGGCCGGTCAGAATCGCCATAAAGATGATCTGCAGCATGTCGCCGGAGGCAAAGGCCTGTACCGGGTTGCTGGGCACAATGTTCACCAGCATGGCACCCAGATCCGGGGTTTCGGTGGTGCTCAGCTCCACCGCACCGGTGGCGCCGTGGGGCAGGGTTGCACCCATGCCCGGCTGCAGGATCACACCCACCAGAATGGCCGCGGCAATCGACAGCATGGTGTTGATGATGTAAAGACCAAAGGTTCTTCCACCCAGGCGGCCGAAGCTGGCGATGTCGCGCAGCTCGCAGATACCGGTAACGATGGAGATGTATACCAGGGGCACTACCATCAGCTTAATCAGCGATACGAACATGCCGCCCAGGCCCTCGGCCAGGCCGACGACGCCGTCGTTAAGCAGGGACACATCCTTGAACAGGTACTGAATGGCACTGCCGATCAGCAAACCGATAAACAACCCGGTAAAAATGCGGGCGGAAAGAGAGCCTTTCATTTTAACATCCTCAGAAAAAGCAAATAATGTATCTGTTGTTTGTTATTTTTGTAGATATGTTAACCAGTCACTCTGTAAGCGAGCGGATTTTACATTCAAAAAACAGGGCAGCAACCATAATGATCAACTGCATGGCACCGCGTGTGATCAGGATCACAAACAGCCATGATAAGAAAGGACTCGAATCGAGCGAAAGGTGCCGTTTGTAGCCACCTTGTGGCCCCGGGTTGACACCCTCTGCAAAGCTGGACTGTACTGGGGTGAGTCCCATCATCACCGCCAAGGGCGCCGCCTTTCGGCCATCACAGGGGAGAACGCCATGCATACACAGATCCCCGGCTTTTCACTGGAGGAATACCAGCAACGCCTGGCAAGGGTCAGGGCCGCCATGCTGACTCAGGATATACAAACCCTGATCGTGCACGACCCGGCCAATATCGCCTGGCTGACCGGTTATGATGGCTGGTCCTTTTACACCCCTCAGGTAGCGGTGGTGACCATGGCCGGTGAGCCGTTATGGTTCGGGCGCCAGATGGATGCCAACGGTGCCCGCCGCACCGTTTGGCTGCAGGAAGAAAACATACACTGGTATCCGGATTACTACGTGATGAACCCGCCGATGAACGCCATGGAGTACCTGGCCAACCAGTTGCTCAAGCCCCGGGACTGGGCCTATGGCCGCATCGGCCTGGAAATGGACAGCTGCTATTTTCCTCCCTCCTCCTGGCTGGCCTTGTGCGACAACCTGCCCGACGCCGAGCTGGTGGACGCCAGTGCCCTGGTCAACTGGTGCCGGGCGGTCAAGTCGGATACCGAGCTGCGCTACATGCGCATCGCCGCCCGTATTGTGGAGCGCATGCACGCCGCCGCCCTGGAAATGATAGAGCCGGGCCTGCCCAAGCATCTGCTGGTGGCGGAGATCTACCGGGTAGCCATGGAGGGTCACGATGGCCACTTTGGCGACTACCCTTCCATGGTACCCATGCTGCCCTCGGGTCCGGACGCCTCGGCGCCCCACCTGACCTGGGACGAACGCCCCTTTTGCCGGGATCAGGGCACCTTTTTCGAGCTGGCCGGGTGCCATCGCCGCTATCACTGCATTTTGTCACGCACCATTTACCTGGGCCGGCCCACCGACAACTTTCTACGGGCCGAAGAGGCGCTCAATGCCGGCCTGGAAGCCGGTCTGGCGGCGGCACAACCAGGCAACCGCTGCGCCGACGTTGCCAATGCCCTCAACGCCGCCCTGGCCCGCCACGGCTTTGATCGGGAAGGTGCCCGCTGCGGCTATCCCATCGGCCTTGGCTACCCTCCCGACTGGGGCGAGCAGAGCATGAGCCTGCGCAATACCGACAACACCCTGCTGAAGCCGGGCATGACCTTTCATTTTATGCCCGGCCTGTGGCTGGAAGACTGGGGCATGGAAACCACCGAAAGCATAGTGATCACCGAGAATGGCGCCGAGCCCCTGTGCAACTACCCTCGTCGCCTGTTTGTGAAACATTGAACACCCTGAAACCGGAAAGCGGACATGCAGCTGGATCGTTATGACCTTCACATACTGCAAATCCTGCAGCGCAGGGGGCGTATTACCAAGTCGGCCCTGGCCGAGGCCATCAACCTCTCGGTCAGTCCCTGCTGGGAGCGAGTAAAACGGCTGGAGCAGGCCGGTATCATTCGCGGCTATGGCGCCGTGATCGACGCCGGCCTGCTGCACGGACGCACCTCGGTGCTGGTGGAGATAAGCCTGCACCGGCACAGCGCCGACGCCATGCGCCGCTTTGAGCAGGCCATGCAGGACTGCGACCGCGTTACCGACTGCTACGCCACCGGCGGCGGCGTGGATTATGTGCTGAAAATCATGTGTGACGACATCGATCAGTACCAGCGCCTGATCGACCGCTGGCTTGAGCAGGATCTCGGCATTGAGCGCTACTACACCTACATAGTAACCAAAAC harbors:
- a CDS encoding LysR family transcriptional regulator, coding for MSFSLEQLQAFVTTVDTGSFSAAARRLGKAQSVVSTAVANLEIDLDNPLFARSGRYPRLTPAGERLLAEARVILERCEHFRGVAKSLGEGVESRLVLAVDELYPSEQLGALMDEFARRFPTVELELLFPLMEDVSRMVLEERVDLGIMWRQEILPSALNFHALGRVPLKLVCAPDHALAGQRVGWEELKRYRQLMVATRNDSEEKVRLRVAADVWWVESQWVIVELVQRNLGWAFVPEHVVAEALSRGLLVSPELEFDDQDWPVALELVWHKQRPLGKAAAWLKAAAIGAAQSVSS
- a CDS encoding PACE efflux transporter — translated: MRTTKDRIRHTLGFEIIGLVIFAPLASLVFNHDLMEMGLMALVGSLIATIWNYVYNLLFDHAMLRLRGDVRKTTPVRVLHALLFEGGLLILFLPMIAWHLGISLWEAFMMDIAMSAFYLCYAFLYNLAYDRLFPVPHPAAQGC
- a CDS encoding dicarboxylate/amino acid:cation symporter produces the protein MKGSLSARIFTGLFIGLLIGSAIQYLFKDVSLLNDGVVGLAEGLGGMFVSLIKLMVVPLVYISIVTGICELRDIASFGRLGGRTFGLYIINTMLSIAAAILVGVILQPGMGATLPHGATGAVELSTTETPDLGAMLVNIVPSNPVQAFASGDMLQIIFMAILTGLAIQGLGATAAPAARAFRMANEVMMKLVGLVMTLAPYGVFALMISLGATLEAATLMSVAGYVAMVVMVLAFWILVVYPLAVWMTTGIKPGVFRKATREQLLFSLSTASSNATIPVTMRTLTEKLGVSRAIAGFGVPLGATINMSGSAIYITLAAFFAANISGTPIPTGDLLTVGITVLLMSVGVGGVPGGAVVMAGVLLHQMGLPVEAMAIIMAVDRINDMFCTSSNVVGDTAVNTIVAKMEGNRDALDEAEPAQGK
- a CDS encoding M24 family metallopeptidase; this translates as MHTQIPGFSLEEYQQRLARVRAAMLTQDIQTLIVHDPANIAWLTGYDGWSFYTPQVAVVTMAGEPLWFGRQMDANGARRTVWLQEENIHWYPDYYVMNPPMNAMEYLANQLLKPRDWAYGRIGLEMDSCYFPPSSWLALCDNLPDAELVDASALVNWCRAVKSDTELRYMRIAARIVERMHAAALEMIEPGLPKHLLVAEIYRVAMEGHDGHFGDYPSMVPMLPSGPDASAPHLTWDERPFCRDQGTFFELAGCHRRYHCILSRTIYLGRPTDNFLRAEEALNAGLEAGLAAAQPGNRCADVANALNAALARHGFDREGARCGYPIGLGYPPDWGEQSMSLRNTDNTLLKPGMTFHFMPGLWLEDWGMETTESIVITENGAEPLCNYPRRLFVKH
- a CDS encoding Lrp/AsnC family transcriptional regulator — translated: MQLDRYDLHILQILQRRGRITKSALAEAINLSVSPCWERVKRLEQAGIIRGYGAVIDAGLLHGRTSVLVEISLHRHSADAMRRFEQAMQDCDRVTDCYATGGGVDYVLKIMCDDIDQYQRLIDRWLEQDLGIERYYTYIVTKTIKQQPLMPAGQK